The Cucumis melo cultivar AY chromosome 6, USDA_Cmelo_AY_1.0, whole genome shotgun sequence genome includes a region encoding these proteins:
- the LOC107991457 gene encoding uncharacterized mitochondrial protein AtMg00810-like, giving the protein MTLFINRTSTDLIVAHIYVDDIIFGGFPKTLVSNFINIMKSKFEMSLVGELSCFLGLQIKQRSEEMFISQEKYAKNLVKKFGLDQSQHKRTPTVTHAKITKNTIGTAVDHKLYRSMIGSLLYLTASKPDIAYAVGICARYQSDPH; this is encoded by the exons ATGACACTATTCATAAATAGAACCAGCACTGATCTCATTGTAGCTCAcatttatgttgatgacatcatcTTTGGTGGATTTCCTAAAACCCTTGTTAGTAATTTCATTAACATAATGAAATCTAAATTCGAAATGAGCCTAGTAGGCGAACTGTCCTGCTTTCTGGGATTGCAGATCAAACAGAGAAGTGAGGAAATGTTTATATCACAAGAGAAGTATGCCAAGAACTTAGTCAAGAAGTTTGGTCTGGATCAGTCACAGCACAAAAGGACTCCAACTGTGACTCATGCTAAAATTACCAAGAATACAATAGGTACTGCAGTAGATCATAAATTGTACAGAAGCATGATTGGAAGCCTTTTATATTTGACAGCAAGCAAACCTGATATTGCCTATGCTGTGGGAATATGTGCTCGGTATCAGTCAGATCCAC ATTGA